TCCTTTTGAAGACCAAACATTTGCGTATCTAAAACTTCCTCATATAATGGACATTGTGGCATTGTTAAATTGTCCATTTGTACTTTTATAAGTTGAAGAATCTTTTCAGAATCGTTATATAATTGGTCATATGCCTTCTGACGAATATCTGAATCGTAATGCATGACATACTCCCCCTTAATTTTTAGTTTCTATACTTATAAAATTTTAGCTTACAAATGTGAAAATTGCAAGCGAAAACAGAACGTAAATCATTTCAAATATGTTAAAATTAAATTGTTAGATTGATAGGAGTGAAAAATATTGATACAAATCAAAGGGAATTCAAAATTTAATATTACATTAGACGCAACAACATGGATATTCGATGATCGTAAAGTGAAAATCGAAGACCTAGAAAAGGGGATTTTCAATGGTGAAAGACCAATTGAATTTGAAAATAATGTTGCATGGAATCGCGCAATCTTAGAAGGTGCAACGATGCCACCTACTTTAAATAGTGAAACGTCTTATAAAAAACGTTCATTTTTAGAAGAGACATTCGTGATCAATGCGATGCCATTTATTAAAAATTCAGAGCCAAACGACGATGCAACAAAAGTTCTTTTAAAAAATGATAAAGAATCTATAGAGATTCCTATCGAACAATGGCCATATTTATTTTTCCATTTTTCTAAAGATGGAAAGATGATATATAAAGATGGAAAAATAGATGCATTCACATATGATCAAGAGAATGGTTATCAAAACAAATTCAGTTACGTTGCTGAAATTGAGGTTGTATAATAATGGTTAAGAAAGTTAAATGTATCATTTGTGATACTGTTGTTAACTTAGATTCTAAATCTTTAGAAGCAAAGAGATTAAGAAACCACCCCATTCGTACATTTATGTGTGATCAATGTAAATCTAAATTAGATAAACCAAAATAATTTTTATAAAAAAACAGCGCTTAAACTTTGGATTTAAATCCAGTTTAAGCGCTGTTTCTTATATTTCATCGCTATTTTGTTGACTATTACGTTCTTTATGAAGTCGATAACGATAGAGACCAAGTACTATTGCTGCAATAATTAAGCTTTCACCTATTGGTAAAAATACTGCAAGGAATGTTAATAATAAACATCCTAAGAATAGTAGAATATAGATAATAATGTTTTGCCAAAACTTGAGTTTTCTTGCAAATCCTAAATTATAAACAATTGCACTAAGTACAAAGATTGTTATTAATAAAAGCATCATACCAAGTTCTGGGTTCTCATCTACTCTAAATAACTTACCAAAAAATGAAAGTCTTTCTGATGGATCAACACTAACATTTTTAGCAACTAAGAGCATCTATATCACTCCTCTTCTTGTTCAGCCATTTTTTGTCTCTTTTGAGCACGTTCTCTTTCTGCTTTTTCTAAAATTTTCTTTCTTAAACGAATAGATTCAGGAGTAACTTCTACTAACTCATCATCATTTAAGTATTCTAAAGCTTCTTCTAAAGTTAAAACTCTTGGTTTTTTCATAGTTGTTGTTTGTTCTTTTGTAGCTGAACGGATGTTGTTTGCTGCTTTAACTTTTGTAATATTAACTGTTAAGTCGTTATCACGTGTATTTTCACCAACAATCATACCTTCATATACTTCAGTACCAGGTTCCATGAAGTTTACGCCTCTATCTTCTAAGTTCAAGATTGCGTACGTACTTGCAACACCTTTATCGATAGAAACAAGCACACCATTTCTTCTACCACCAATACGTCCTTTAATTCTTGGACGGTATGAATCAAATGTATGGTTGATAATACCATAACCACGTGTCATAGACATGAATTCAGTTGAGTAACCGATTAGTCCACGTGCTGGTACGATAAAGATTAATTTAGTTTGACCATTTTCATTAGATTGCATATCTAACATTTCACCTTTACGTGATCCAAGTGATTCAATAATTGCACCTGTATATTCATCAGGAACATCGATTTGAACACGTTCGTAAGGTTCACATTTAACGCCATCTACTTCTTTAATGATAACTTGAGGTTTAGAAACTTGTAATTCATAACCTTCACGTCTCATATTTTCAATAAGAATAGATAAATGTAATTCACCACGACCAGCTACTACCCATGCATCTGGTGATTCAGTAGGTGTAACACGTAATGATACATCTGTTTCTAATTGTGTTTCTAATCTTTCTTCGATCTTACGAGCAGTAACGAAAGTACCTTCTTTACCAGCAAATGGTGAGTTATTTACTGAGAATGTCATTTCTAAAGTTGGCTCATCAATACGTAAGATAGGTAAAGCTTCAACATTATCTTGAGGTGTTACAGTTTCACCAACGTTGATATCTTCCATACCACTTACTGCAATTAAGTCCCCAGCATAAGCTTCG
The Mammaliicoccus sp. Dog046 genome window above contains:
- a CDS encoding YlaH-like family protein, whose protein sequence is MLLVAKNVSVDPSERLSFFGKLFRVDENPELGMMLLLITIFVLSAIVYNLGFARKLKFWQNIIIYILLFLGCLLLTFLAVFLPIGESLIIAAIVLGLYRYRLHKERNSQQNSDEI
- the typA gene encoding translational GTPase TypA; translation: MTNLRENVRNIAIIAHVDHGKTTLVDELLKQSGIFRENEHIAERAMDSNDLEKERGITILAKNTAINYKDHRINILDTPGHADFGGEVERIMKMVDGVVLVVDAYEGTMPQTRFVLKKALEQNLKPVVVVNKIDKPSARPEQVVDEVLDLFIELDANDEQLEFPVVYASALSGTASLDTEKQDENMQCLYETILEYIPAPIDNREEPLQFQVALLDYNDYVGRIGIGRVFRGTIKVGQQVSLVKIDGTIKNFRVSKIFGFFGLNRVEIDEAYAGDLIAVSGMEDINVGETVTPQDNVEALPILRIDEPTLEMTFSVNNSPFAGKEGTFVTARKIEERLETQLETDVSLRVTPTESPDAWVVAGRGELHLSILIENMRREGYELQVSKPQVIIKEVDGVKCEPYERVQIDVPDEYTGAIIESLGSRKGEMLDMQSNENGQTKLIFIVPARGLIGYSTEFMSMTRGYGIINHTFDSYRPRIKGRIGGRRNGVLVSIDKGVASTYAILNLEDRGVNFMEPGTEVYEGMIVGENTRDNDLTVNITKVKAANNIRSATKEQTTTMKKPRVLTLEEALEYLNDDELVEVTPESIRLRKKILEKAERERAQKRQKMAEQEEE
- a CDS encoding DUF2197 domain-containing protein produces the protein MVKKVKCIICDTVVNLDSKSLEAKRLRNHPIRTFMCDQCKSKLDKPK
- a CDS encoding YlaN family protein; the encoded protein is MHYDSDIRQKAYDQLYNDSEKILQLIKVQMDNLTMPQCPLYEEVLDTQMFGLQKEVDFAVQIGLVEREKGQTLMASLEKELSKLHDAFTNV